The genomic window CTCTAATAGTGTGTGTGAACTTTTCTGTAGCAGCCATCTGTCTGTTTCTCCCAGAATGTTGGGTGGAAACCCTCCAGCTGATAGAGCATGATATGCTGCTGGAAGATAGATGGCTCTTCTCAATAAAGTAGGGTATAGCGGTTCTTCGGGATAAATGAGCTAGCAAGTAAGTAGTTCTAGGGAGACTTAGATTAGGCCCTAGTACCTACTTCTCATATTAcaattgtgttttaaataatgaatgTTTTCTAGTCCTCCCCtactctctcctcctccctacGAAAGTAAAAGGTTAGTGGGGTTGACTCCCAGTGCACAAAGTGCACGTGCCTTGCACAGTAAAGTAGTTCTATTTTCAGAACCACATTTATTATGCTGATACTGcactttttctgctgttttgaatatctgaatcttaaaaaatacaatttagaCTTGGTCTGTATGTGAATTGGTGTTtaacagaaaggagaagaaaaagtgacTGCAATTAAAGAGAATGTTTTTGAGGGAAACTAGtacaaaattagaaaacagtGTCACGGGCTTCAGAGCTTTGGATATATATTCTTCAGCAACTGTTGTGTCAAATTCCAAGTGATAATATCTTGTAAATGTTATCAAAAACCTGTAATCAATTTGAACTGCAAGAAACTGAGTAGTAACAGTCAAACCTTCACAAGGACAATAAAACCCTTTTGGATATGGGTCGGATATAAGAAATGTCAGCAGACTTCTTTTGTTATTCTGGTATTTTGAACTTCTATGAATTTACCATGAAAGAAATGAACTGTCTGCAGTGAATGCTGTTTCAAAATGTGTTGAGTATAAGTGGCATAGCTTATTACAGCCGTGTATAAGCATGTGAAATTCTTGTTTTCCTGTCTAGGTGATCTCTATGGTGCCATAGGCTCTCCGGTTAGATTGACTCGAACTGTTATTGTTGGAAAACGTAAAGAGTTGGTGCAGCGCTTGCTGTATGTCCTAACTTACTTCATTAGGTGCTCTGAGCTACAAGAGAATCAGCTGACTTGGAGTGAAGTGGTTGGAGAAGGAGAACAAGTGCTAAATGGAAGCAAGATCACAACTGCACTAGAAAAGGGAGAGGTAGAGGAGTCTGATTATGTGGTGGTCACTGTCAAAAATGAACCTGCTCTTGTGCCTCCAATCCTACCTCCTAAGAGTGATGGAAGTAAGAACAACAGTATTGCAGGGTGGGTACATAATCCAGAAGGCACTTGCACTACGACAgattcttcaaaagaaaaagaagcaatagGAAGAGTCAGTCAGAACTCTGACACAGCTGTTGACTGTCTAACTAGCACTTTGCATAATGGAGCAGCTGATGGTAGGAAAAGAACTGTCACTGATACAGGGACTGGGTCCTACCACTTTGAAGAGCAATCAAAGTTGGAGAATTTAATGGATGTAAGGAAGAACAAGAACCAGAATGAAAGGAAAGTGGAAAAGCAATTGTCTAGTAGGTCATCTGCTTTACCTTGTCCTGAAAGGTCTGGCCACAGGAGTTCCCAGTTGGAAAAGGTCACCTTTCGGATTGGAAGTTCTGCATCACCAGAGTCAGACTTAGAAACTCAAAGGAGAGAAATGGAGGAGAATCTGAAGGCATTCAGAAAAAATCCAGAGGTGGTAATACATTGTGCCTCAAGTTCAGCAGATCTGACTGTGGATGTTTCCcagaatcaaaaagaaagtTGCGAAGCTGCCTTTTTGCCCTTCAGTAAACACAGTATTTGTTATGCACAAATTCCACCTTGTGAGGGGAAGGAGAGTATGCTTAATAACCAACATATGGAAACTAAAGGAACTGAAATGAACTTAGGGAACACAATATCTGGTGAACTGCTTTTGTCCACTGATAACGTAGAAACTGTAACGTTGCCAAGCTTGAAAGAAACTAGAACTTTATGCTCTGGCAATCCGGAGAGCTATTCACCGGACTGTGTGGAAGGTGGTTCTGCTGTTAGAAAGGAGTCCCCTAAAGTAGGTGCTAAAGATGTCCCCTATGGGGATGCTGGAAGGAAAACCCCCTTCAGAGTTGAAGGGGACATTCCAAGGAATGAGAGTTCAGACAGTGCTCTTGGAGCCAGTGATGAAGAAGGTGATTGTTGTATTCCTGACGAAGTTCATCATGATAATGTCAGCAAGAGACTTGAAGAGTTTGTGGAAGTGGAGCTTCCTTTACCAAGGTAAAGGAGTTTAATTTAGAACTAAACAGAGTCAAAACTTGTGCAGTATTAGAGGTGTTCAGAATTTCAAGTCTGAAATCCACTGGGATCTTGATTGACTTCCTTGCAAACAAATCCATACCAGCCACTGGTAGTGTGTTTAGGATTCTTGTTAacagactggggaaaaaaaaatgctgaaaaggtACTGAAGTTTGGTGACAAAGGTATTCTTCAaatgtttaacaaaaaaaatcatactttgGTTTGTATCAGTTGCCTGAAACAGTGTAAACAATTCTGTCTGAGGAATAGTGATATTTCATCTTTGCTTAAACTGCCAAATACtaaaaagatttgaaataaataaggGCATCCTATTTGAAAACTTCTGAGCTTTgcaggtgcatgtggagctTGCTGATGCACATGTTAAGTAGATAGGAAGATTTTGCTGTTTGGGCTGAGTGAGATCTCAAATTTAGCAAACCTGTTAACCACAGAACAAGGCTGGGGGGCATATGGACCCCAAGCTCTGATAAATGCAGACttgctgtttctgaaatttGAAGGAATCAACACaatgttaaattttaaaaaataattaatatttttaatagaggTAGGGGTAGTAAATGAAACTTTGTATTCACATCATCATCTGAATGGAGTCTGTCAAGCAAGAATCATACCTGCTTTGTATTTCAGGTCAAACACAATCAGCAGTCAGTGTGTGAAAAACTTTGGAAGATCGCTTCTGGGTGGCTACTGTCACACATACGTGCCTGATCTAGTGCTGCATGGAGTAAATAATGATGAAAAACTCAAGCAGTGTCTACTAGCAGACCTCCTTCATGCGATGCATGTGAGTTAAAATACTGTTCCAAGTCATAGTGTGAGTTGTTGCTATTACTGAGAAGCTAAAGCTACAGAAACATGGTAGTTTGTAGTTTAAATAAGACCTCTTTCTCTGTACTTGCCAGTCCTTAACAGCCACACCTGATATGTCttctttcttgaaagaaaaccCCTTAAATGACTGAGAAGCCTGTTCATGCAAGAAtcgcttttttcccctttatacTCTCTTCGGTCTTTTCTTGAAAGGTGAACACagggaaaaatgtttgcaaCTTGAAAttacaaacaaggaaaaaactGACTGCTTGTTTTCAGTCACAATAGCAGACAGTTAcctttatttcataaaaaatgGTACACAAGTTGTTGGAAACATCTTAGTTTACCACTTAGTGGCATGTGTTGCAAGGGAGATGAAGTCCTGTGGAAGCCTGTGTTACACTAGGCTGTAGCAGAAATGACCAACTGCGTAAAGCAGTTAGCAGTAGGTAAGATCTTTGAGATATTCTTACTCTACTCCAGCTACACCAAGTAACTTAAAACAAATCTTTCACCAAAGGAATGTTAAGTGTTTAGTATTCAATATTAGATGTTTATCTAGTGATTGTCAATTGCTTCTTTCTATAGCAATCAAGAATCATCCTGTAGGAATGAGTTAAACACTGTCCATAATGGTGATGTGCATGCAGTTGTTTAAACACCAAATTGCTCTAATATGATACTGTCTCTTCATAAATACCTTGTTGTCATTGTGCATAGTGAAATCCCTTACAGTGAGTATAACCACTCACTGAATCAGCATAATTAATActctgtttgttttggaagaaaCTTAACCTTTGCAGGAAGGCTGGATTACTGttagtgaagaaaaaatgtcataGTGATTCTGAAgcactacttaaaaaaaaaaaaagccttaaattGGTAGTTCAGACTTTGACCTAATGTTACTGGATATCAGCTCTGTCTCTGAAACTGGtattctgtctctttttttttgagatgccTTTGGTTTTCTACTGGACAAGCATTCATTTGGACCACTTTCTCAGAGTGAATAAAAGTGGAGCCTTGATCTAAGCTGTGAAAATTCATATGCAAGTTTTCCATAACGTTTGTCTTGCATCTCTTGCAGCATCCAGTGCTAGATGAACCCATAGCAGAAGCTGTCTGCATTATTGCAGACACAGATAAATGGAACGTACAAGTGGCTACCAGCCAGAGAAAAATGATGGACAATGTGAAATTAGGCAAGGATGTCTTGGTCTCGAGTCAAGTATCCAGTTTACTGCAGTCCATTTTACAGCTTTATAAACTCAATCTCCCAGCTGACTTTGTAAGTAGCTTCagttttcagtaaagaaataatggaaatagtttaaatagaaaatgcagaattttgcACACTGTATTTTATTGGATTGTTTCAGATATTTCTTTATTGGTATAGCAAAGTTGGTACAATGTATTTAAAAGAATGCGTGCTACAGTTCAGTTACAGGTACTGTTTTTAACTTAGTTTACTTGTAGTAGACCAAGATTAAAGTCAGCTGCTCCAAAATAAGACGGAACAAAAGTTGCTTAGGCAACTTTAGCATGAGTGTATTTATGATTAGAGTTGTGtagattattttgtttgtataatTTCCTCATTCTCTACTGTATGAAGCTTCTACTGTTTCTACCAtaccattttttattctttttttttttttttaccaactCCACCTAGTGGATGCCTCTTCTCTATCCTCAGTTACATGTGTATTGCATGTTTACTTGACCTTTTGTGTTTTATGCATAGTGTAGCCCACCCTGTCAGCCAGTGCTGTCTCAGACCACCTGGCAGACATGCCTACAGCATTCCTGGGAGGAGATGGAAACACGAAACACTTGGGGTCGGATGGGTTGCAGCAGGGGATGTTACTTTCTCATAGTGTGTGCTTCCCATCCCATAATATCCTTTCCTGTCCACGTTAGTAGTAGAGTTCATCAGAACAGATCAGTAATGCTTTCTGATTGCTGTAATCAGCCAAAAGAGCTAAGTCACCCACAAGTCTGGCAGCAGTAATCATAACAATTTTTCACGTAGTTGTAGCTGGGGGGAAATGGTGCATCTTTTTTCTGTAGTCTTTTGAGTAAACAGGACTGGCTTGGTCTTCAGCAGATAGCCTTGAGAAACTTTATTTATTGGAAGCTTGTGTAACGACTGCTAGCAGACAGAATAAGAAGGTGGAGCTGAATATTAACAACTGAAAATAGTATTAATTGATGCTGCTTTGGATAAAATTAGTGGTATTTAAGTACTTGAAGTCAAGTACTATGGCAAAGTACATCAGTGTCCTTTCTGGATACTTTTGTATATTGGAAAACATGTGACTTAGGTTAGAATTATGTCATCATGCTTGCACAGGAACACCTTAAATTTTGGCATTTTTGAACTCATAAGTTGGTTCTGCAACTGAAGTCCTTCTTCCAGTGCTGCCCTGGACCTCGTATATGCAACTTCTGAATGCTTTGTGTGGTGTAGTGGCTTTTGGAGGTGgactaattttatttccttccttaaaaaaaaaaaaaaagagcagtaaaATGGTAGTCCTAGtagcttgtttttctgttgttctatAATCTGTATTGAAGATGCTTTGAGCTGTCAGAGTTTGTAGGCCTTTGCTAACAGGAACAGAATAATGGATGAATGGAAGTTGGGTGTTCCATTCAACTCTGGAGGGAGAAGTCCATGTTTTTATAATGAACATTCTATTTGATGTACATTTTGACAAAAGCATATATAATAACATAAATCAGAAATGTGTAAGGCAGTATGTTTGAAGATTAAGTGTATATTTCTTGACTTGCAGTTACTGtttagaaaagtaatttttttatggcacaacaaaaaacaaaacccaacttGAGACTGGACGGAAGACAAGTGCTGATGACTTTGTGACACTTGACTGGCAACCTTCCTGCAAAGTTGTGCAGTATGCCAGGGTGAAAGGGAAGTGGAGACTGCAAATGTTGCTTAGCAGCAGTATGACAAAGATTTTACCTGCACCTTCTAGCTCATTTTAAGCTACATTCAATGAATTTAAATGAAGTcagtgagaagctgaagagGAAGCTAGCatcaaaaaaaattactgttctTCTGTACCTCACTGGACATCTTGaacaaaatggttttaaaaaaaggatgagCTTGAGGAGGAAAGGCTCTTGATTCTTTGCTGGCTTTCAGGAGTAGTGGATAATCTTTTCTAAAGAATCTCTTAGAACAATATAaaattcttccttcctcttaacaataaaaaaaaaatctgtagtcCTTCAGCTTTTGAGTAGTGAAATTGAAATATGTTGAATTGCCACTTCGGGAATCAGCTGCATGCCTACATGAACTACTGGGGAAGTGCTAACAGGCTTTTTGTATTAGTTACCTGTAGTAGAGACGGTAAGAATGTCTTCCTTTAGGCTAGAATCAGAAATGTTATGATTATAATGGCTTCAGTGAAAACTGCTTGAAGCAAACAGATCAAACCAGTCTCAAAAAGCAACTTGCTCAAGACCATCAGAAAAATGCATGGTAGGCTACCCATGAGCATGagtcttttttctatttttttttaattagcagaaCTGCTTGCACAAGATTCCATTTCTAATACTTATGGTTTCCATCAAACTTAAAATATACACCAGAGGATGGCCTGGAGGTATTTGCTACTACTGATTCTAATTGTTGTCTCCGCCTGCTGGATGATTAACTATTTGATAATGAGGTTCTGCACACGcttcttgtttttgtctttgatgTGGTCATCtctgtggaaagaaagaatGTATTGAATTGAGTTACCCTGTGTTCTGGAACAAAATACCTGATAAAACAGCCTGCCTACTCACCTAGTGAAGATGTCCCATGTATTCACCCTgtgttactgtttttaaaaaaagtctccGAAGTTTTTGTCTGCTCTCTTGCAGTTGATGTATGAGAAATTATGTACCATCTGACTGTTTTTAACCAAAAACTCTAGCATGCTACTGCTGAACGAAATTGGAGTAATTATTTTGGTATTTCAACTTGAACTATTACCTTTTGCAAACAACATCAAATGTTTGAGTTTTAAACTAGAATTATGTagtgctaattaaaaaaaaaaaaaaaaggatttgtaaCCTGGTTTCTCCAGTAAATTAGAGATCAAAAGAGGTGTAGTTTTATGATGAAGATAATGGTGtctttcatttatgttttagTTTCTTGAATAGGACTTCTCTGAAAGAGAAGTGCTGAAGAGAGTGCTGATTTTTAGGAACTGTGAcactttcaggaaaaaacacTGACTTGTAACAAAGACACATTTGTTAGGTATTCTGGTTAGACTCTTATTAAGGTATCTTGAATGTTTTTGAACCTGGTTAAAACTTTTATGTCAGGAGAAACTGTGTCTGAGTTGAAGGGAAATTGGATGGCTTTCTTTTTGACTCCTGGAACAAACTTGCTgcacaagaaaactgaaatactcCAATTCTTTGAGATGAGGGAAAGCTAGTGTATTTTAAGCTGCCAGCACAACTGTAACACATTTACTTCTTTACAGATTTTTGGGGGGAGACTTAAAGGTGTTCTGGCTAAGATATGTAAGCATATCATTTTagctatttttgtaatataTGCATGCAgttgttttaaagccattctgAGGTTTGTGGTCTGTATTTACAGTGCATAATGCATCTTGAGGATAGACTACAAGAGATGTAtctcaaaagcaaaatgctttcagaatatCTACGAGGACATACAAGAGTGCATGTAAAAGAACTAGGAATTGTATTGGGGTGAGTATTGCAGATATCAGTCTTAATTTATGGCAAAACTTGAGGCAGttactttgcttttcagtttctgaatgTAGTTATGTTCCTGTGGGGACTTGCTACTTATTCCATGTTTATTACTCCCCTCTCTCTCATGAACCTAATGAAGTGTAGAAATGGGTTCCAATGAGCCATCAGGAGATACAGTCCATCAGGAGGAAAATCATTTGTTCTGAAATCTTAAGgatgaaaaatattcagaatgaaGAAAGTTCTGATTTTGGTTACTTGGAGGTTGTTCAGTTCTAGCCAAGTACTTTGTGGATGCATGTGCTGTGAAAGTAGAATGAGAGGAAGGGGCAAGAAATGAATGCACTTCCACGAAGATGATTTTTAAGCACTGTAgctaaaatttaatttatatctgGCTGCTCAAGATGTCATACTGAGCAATGTAGTTTAAAGTAATGAGACCCTGAAGTAAACCCTTGTGTGTAtgcataaaaatgtatataaacatACTTACTGACCTTTGAAGAGTGTTCTGTTGGAAATGGTTGGAACTGAGCATTGCATCTGAGAGACATTGTGCTACTTTTACTGCCTAATAATTGATACTTCCAGCTTTTGGTAATTTTTGGTGAGAAGGTGCTGCTGCATGGTGAACTGAGTTGTATTCGAAACATGAAATTGCAGTCTTCCATAAATTGatgttcagtattttctttgGCTGGGCTTATTGATGCCTGCTGACTGCAAGCTAAGGGTTATGGATTAGCAAATAaatcaaacttttatttttaccacAAAAAAATTATATACCACAAAATGTAATACTATCTTTTTCACTTAAATGGTAGCAGacctctttgtttttaaatgttatcaCTTTACTGGTACAGCatgaacaaaaaattaaatgatgaaCTTGGTTATAGCAagacattttcagtttctttgaaGTGAATGAAGAATAGCCTCTTGTGTTTATCTTCTTTTGGGAAGATGATTGTGTATTtaagtctctcttttttttaatttctaggaTTGAATCCAATGACTTGCCTTTGTTGGCTGCTATAGCAAGTACTCATTCTCCGTATGTTGCTCAAATACTCttataaattaaaatctcaGGATAGTCGTTCCcttaaagtaaaagaaagaatatgGGAATGTTGAAAGAAGAACAGTTGCCAAACGCTGATAAAGGGGAACACTGAGAAAAGCAGGTGATGACTGTACATTCTACCATCTTCCGATTCTGGTTTCAGCTGGACGTTTGATCGGAGGACTTCAGTTTACATAATGTAAAAGGCATTCAGGTTTTTCTTACAATCTCAGTTCTGACTTAAAGTGACTGCatccttgcatttttttcttcaaaggacAAAAGTTAACACTATGTGGCAGACTGTGAGCTGCCATCCAAAACGCTGCTCAAAACCATGAAGTAACAGTTACAGAACAAGTGGGTTGGAATGGATTTCCTAATGCTACACTCATGAGTGTGGTGTGGTGTATTTCtttgctggggaggaggagttGTAAACTATGTACATAGCATTCCTATACGCAAGTGTATTAGATGGGACATGATTTTTCTTGCAGAGCATAAGCATGGTTTTGTATAGTAGAAATGACCAGCTCAGAACAAGAAACCTGGATTCAGCAGCCAGATGCTTAAGTGGGAATGGAGGTGAGGATGAAATTAAGCAAACTATGGTTGCTTCTCTTTTAATGAGGAGGTATTCAGATGAGCTCATGACTAGAAGTAATTCTACCCTGAAAACAGAATGAACTTCTGAGGTGGGTTTTTTGTGGGAAAGCCTTATGGAATTTCTGCTACAAGTTTACATTTGTTGCTGATGCAACTTCAGTAACTCTGAGTTTCTGTATGACTGTAGTCCTGGGAATTAAACCTGTCTTGGTGTCATCAAGCATTACTATCTCGGAGGAATATGAATCTGACAGCCTTCTGTATGATACCAGTGCTATTAGGGCATGTGTGCACATAGACCAAGCAATTGGCACAAATTGAAGACAATCTtatctggggggggggttaaCCCTTACAAACCTTCAGTCAGATATATCACTTTTTTCTGGCTACTAGTTGGTCACTATATTAGGTATAAAAGAGGACCATTGTCTGAAGTAAAAGTAGGGGACAAACTCCAATATTTGGTATTACTATGAATGTTTGCAATTACCCTTTATGATTCTACAGTAATCTTGAACTATCATCCCAGGTGCCTTTCCTTAGTAGACTAACTGCTTTGAAACCAGAAACTACTTCTCCATGAGTTGATACTGGCCTTCTGTGTTtctagaaagcaaaataaaattttgtattttactgttttcatgtGGTTGATAACATGAATGtaaaaaacttaatttttgcATAAAGCACTGTTGAGCTGGATGTGAAACTATGGACCAGACGGAGGAAAGAACAAAGGATCAAAACAAACAttcttaaagaaaaggaaaaatgaatctTGGACCTTTCTGTTGTGAGCCAGCATGAATGAGGTGTATGAAACTGGCAGTTTGCAAGCAAATTGCTAGCACAATTGCTTGTGAATAGTGAATTCTGATGAGAAACTTCTGGTCACCAGTTATGTGTTGTCCTCATTGGTGATTACAGATTTTTAACACTGAAGGGACACACTTTTattaaaagtgattttatttcatactACCTGGATGTTTGGACTTTTCTACAGTAAACTTTCAATGATTTGAAACAATGAAATGTGCATATTGTGAGTTGTTCAAATGTGATTGGGGTCTTGATGAAcattgtgttgctttttttaagGGGAAATGGGTAGACTGACTTACTGTGAAGAGGGGTTGTTCCCAAGTGGAGGGATAGTTAATATTCTGATACAGTGCTTCTAAAGCTGATCCTTATATGCTGCGTTTCTGATCTGACATTCCAGATAgttcttttattgcattttcataGGCTTGTCCCTGATATTCTGTCTCCAAAGGCTAAAATCTTTCTGTGGTTCAGGTCTTCTCCTACTGCTAATAATTAGGcaaaattttcatatttttggtCTGTGAATTCTATCTGCTGGAAAGTAAATTTACCTCTGCATCTAGCTGTTAGCAGCTATCACTTTCTATTTCACAAGGTTAAGACAAAGTGAGAACCACAGAGCAAGTCACATATTCCTGACCTATCCTTGTAATGGCGAATGTGGGCGTGCATGTGTGTAGAGCTTTGAAACTGCTTCCCTGAGTGTATATAGAACTTCTCATGTACTTCATTTCATGTCACTCGTGAATATTGGgtgaatttattaaaaaaacaattacGTTTCTCATAAAGCATTAGTTGGGTTTTTATCTGAACATGTTGATAATTCTTGAAAGATGTGCAGAAACACTTTTGCTCTTTTAGTGTTCTAAGGAAGTCGAAGGTCAGCCGACATTCAGTGATTTCAAGGCTAATGCCATAACAAGTAACATTTGATTAATACTACACCtactaaaaaaacaacaagcaaacaagaaaaactgcCTTCTGGTAAGACATTAAGCTAAGGACAGCATGTGAGCTGATGGTCAAAGCACTTGGACTTCCTTCAGCCCAGGCGAAAACTTTATAGTTCTTGCTGCTTTCTCTTACCATTTTGCTGCTCTTCAGAAATCATATGAAGAACTCCCTTGTTCTGACAGTTTTagtggaggaggaaaggggggggtTTGAAATTAAATTCCTTTATTGTTAAAAGGCTTTAGTCTGAAGAAAGTTAAATACCTATCTTTCCCCTCCACCAAAGATACTA from Anas acuta chromosome 4, bAnaAcu1.1, whole genome shotgun sequence includes these protein-coding regions:
- the FNIP2 gene encoding folliculin-interacting protein 2 isoform X2, translating into MCGGTPKATNGTGGQIERARNNSDVPLGSNLPCAKLDERIRKSLRDQSVSCVSRVTRLLQNSWSSSEFDLNEIRLIVYQDCERRGRQVLFDSTAVRKIDEAVIQKMAEDAAVKASVKNCQAGNGNNISSHSPSISCLQNIREQIPKYQYTRPASDVNMLGEMMFGSVAMSYKGSTLKIHYIRSPPQLMISKVFSARVGSFSGSNNNLQDSFEYINQDSSLGKLNSNQNGLGTCRSGSNLAHSTPVDMPSRGQNEDRDSGIARSASLSSLLVTPFPSPSSSSSSSSSYQRRWLRSQTTSLENGIIPRWSTEEMFSMADESCSSNPAMVRRKKIAISIIFSLPEKEEAQRNFQDFFFSHFPLFESHMNKLKYAIEKAMISCRKIAESSQRVQVYISRVMDALGEFRITIWNLYSVPRIAEPVWLNMMSNTLEKNQLCQRFLKEFTFLIEQINKNQFFAALLTAVLTYHLAWVPTVMPVDHPPIKAFSEKRTSQFVNMLAKSHPYNPLWAQLGDLYGAIGSPVRLTRTVIVGKRKELVQRLLYVLTYFIRCSELQENQLTWSEVVGEGEQVLNGSKITTALEKGEVEESDYVVVTVKNEPALVPPILPPKSDGSKNNSIAGWVHNPEGTCTTTDSSKEKEAIGRVSQNSDTAVDCLTSTLHNGAADGRKRTVTDTGTGSYHFEEQSKLENLMDVRKNKNQNERKVEKQLSSRSSALPCPERSGHRSSQLEKVTFRIGSSASPESDLETQRREMEENLKAFRKNPEVVIHCASSSADLTVDVSQNQKESCEAAFLPFSKHSICYAQIPPCEGKESMLNNQHMETKGTEMNLGNTISGELLLSTDNVETVTLPSLKETRTLCSGNPESYSPDCVEGGSAVRKESPKVGAKDVPYGDAGRKTPFRVEGDIPRNESSDSALGASDEEGDCCIPDEVHHDNVSKRLEEFVEVELPLPRSNTISSQCVKNFGRSLLGGYCHTYVPDLVLHGVNNDEKLKQCLLADLLHAMHHPVLDEPIAEAVCIIADTDKWNVQVATSQRKMMDNVKLGKDVLVSSQVSSLLQSILQLYKLNLPADFCIMHLEDRLQEMYLKSKMLSEYLRGHTRVHVKELGIVLGIESNDLPLLAAIASTHSPYVAQILL
- the FNIP2 gene encoding folliculin-interacting protein 2 isoform X1, with product MCGGTPKATNGTGGQIERARNNSDVPLGSNLPCAKLDERIRKSLRDQSVSCVSRVTRLLQNSWSSSEFDLNEIRLIVYQDCERRGRQVLFDSTAVRKIDEAVIQKMAEDAAVKASVKNCQAGNGNNISSHSPSISCLQNIREQIPKYQYTRPASDVNMLGEMMFGSVAMSYKGSTLKIHYIRSPPQLMISKVFSARVGSFSGSNNNLQDSFEYINQDSSLGKLNSNQNGLGTCRSGSNLGVLQLCSSKLLQGVSEGGPLRLIRSASFFAAHSTPVDMPSRGQNEDRDSGIARSASLSSLLVTPFPSPSSSSSSSSSYQRRWLRSQTTSLENGIIPRWSTEEMFSMADESCSSNPAMVRRKKIAISIIFSLPEKEEAQRNFQDFFFSHFPLFESHMNKLKYAIEKAMISCRKIAESSQRVQVYISRVMDALGEFRITIWNLYSVPRIAEPVWLNMMSNTLEKNQLCQRFLKEFTFLIEQINKNQFFAALLTAVLTYHLAWVPTVMPVDHPPIKAFSEKRTSQFVNMLAKSHPYNPLWAQLGDLYGAIGSPVRLTRTVIVGKRKELVQRLLYVLTYFIRCSELQENQLTWSEVVGEGEQVLNGSKITTALEKGEVEESDYVVVTVKNEPALVPPILPPKSDGSKNNSIAGWVHNPEGTCTTTDSSKEKEAIGRVSQNSDTAVDCLTSTLHNGAADGRKRTVTDTGTGSYHFEEQSKLENLMDVRKNKNQNERKVEKQLSSRSSALPCPERSGHRSSQLEKVTFRIGSSASPESDLETQRREMEENLKAFRKNPEVVIHCASSSADLTVDVSQNQKESCEAAFLPFSKHSICYAQIPPCEGKESMLNNQHMETKGTEMNLGNTISGELLLSTDNVETVTLPSLKETRTLCSGNPESYSPDCVEGGSAVRKESPKVGAKDVPYGDAGRKTPFRVEGDIPRNESSDSALGASDEEGDCCIPDEVHHDNVSKRLEEFVEVELPLPRSNTISSQCVKNFGRSLLGGYCHTYVPDLVLHGVNNDEKLKQCLLADLLHAMHHPVLDEPIAEAVCIIADTDKWNVQVATSQRKMMDNVKLGKDVLVSSQVSSLLQSILQLYKLNLPADFCIMHLEDRLQEMYLKSKMLSEYLRGHTRVHVKELGIVLGIESNDLPLLAAIASTHSPYVAQILL
- the FNIP2 gene encoding folliculin-interacting protein 2 isoform X5, giving the protein MCGGTPKATNGTGGQIERARNNSDVPLGSNLPCAKLDERIRKSLRDQSVSCVSRVTRLLQNSWSSSEFDLNEIRLIVYQDCERRGRQVLFDSTAVRKIDEAVIQKMAEDAAVKASVKNCQAGNGNNISSHSPSISCLQNIREQIPKYQYTRPASDVNMLGEMMFGSVAMSYKGSTLKIHYIRSPPQLMISKVFSARVGSFSGSNNNLQDSFEYINQDSSLGKLNSNQNGLGTCRSGSNLGVLQLCSSKLLQGVSEGGPLRLIRSASFFAAHSTPVDMPSRGQNEDRDSGIARSASLSSLLVTPFPSPSSSSSSSSSYQRRWLRSQTTSLENGIIPRWSTEEMFSMADESCSSNPAMVRRKKIAISIIFSLPEKEEAQRNFQDFFFSHFPLFESHMNKLKYAIEKAMISCRKIAESSQRVQVYISRVMDALGEFRITIWNLYSVPRIAEPVWLNMMSNTLEKNQLCQRFLKEFTFLIEQINKNQFFAALLTAVLTYHLAWVPTVMPVDHPPIKAFSEKRTSQFVNMLAKSHPYNPLWAQLGDLYGAIGSPVRLTRTVIVGKRKELVQRLLYVLTYFIRCSELQENQLTWSEVVGEGEQVLNGSKITTALEKGEVEESDYVVVTVKNEPALVPPILPPKSDGSKNNSIAGWVHNPEGTCTTTDSSKEKEAIGRVSQNSDTAVDCLTSTLHNGAADGRKRTVTDTGTGSYHFEEQSKLENLMDVRKNKNQNERKVEKQLSSRSSALPCPERSGHRSSQLEKVTFRIGSSASPESDLETQRREMEENLKAFRKNPEVVIHCASSSADLTVDVSQNQKESCEAAFLPFSKHSICYAQIPPCEGKESMLNNQHMETKGTEMNLGNTISGELLLSTDNVETVTLPSLKETRTLCSGNPESYSPDCVEGGSAVRKESPKVGAKDVPYGDAGRKTPFRVEGDIPRNESSDSALGASDEEGDCCIPDEVHHDNVSKRLEEFVEVELPLPRSNTISSQCVKNFGRSLLGGYCHTYVPDLVLHGVNNDEKLKQCLLADLLHAMHHPVLDEPIAEAVCIIADTDKWNVQVATSQRKMMDNVKLGKDVLVSSQVSSLLQSILQLYKLNLPADFLLFRKVIFLWHNKKQNPT